One genomic region from Oligoflexus sp. encodes:
- a CDS encoding class I SAM-dependent methyltransferase, with protein MSTNPPDFFAGEAALTYDERNKKLAQISDALHFLIGLILKDLPKQSRILCVGVGTGAEILSLARNFPEWRFLGLDPSQAMLEVCRERLKGAGLENRCEFVHGYIQDLSDQERFDAVLSILVAHFVAHGQRLDYFQNMANRLRIGGYLINAEISFDMNSVEFPAMLRNWKEIQTLMGATEESLEKLPIILRDVLTVVPPAETENFFRMSGIGCPIRFFQAFMICAWYGKKVSS; from the coding sequence ATGAGCACGAATCCGCCGGACTTTTTTGCTGGAGAAGCTGCGCTTACTTATGACGAGCGAAACAAAAAGCTTGCTCAAATTTCAGACGCTCTTCATTTTCTAATCGGTTTGATCTTAAAGGACCTACCGAAACAGTCCCGTATTCTCTGTGTGGGTGTGGGAACGGGTGCAGAGATTTTATCCCTGGCGCGGAATTTTCCAGAGTGGCGTTTTCTGGGGTTGGATCCCTCGCAGGCGATGCTTGAGGTCTGTCGGGAAAGACTCAAAGGTGCCGGTTTGGAAAACCGTTGTGAATTTGTACATGGTTATATTCAGGATCTTTCTGATCAAGAACGCTTCGATGCTGTGCTGAGTATACTTGTCGCTCATTTCGTGGCGCACGGGCAGCGGTTGGATTACTTTCAGAATATGGCTAACCGTTTGCGTATAGGTGGTTACCTTATTAATGCAGAGATTAGTTTCGATATGAATTCAGTGGAATTTCCAGCTATGCTAAGAAACTGGAAAGAAATACAAACCCTGATGGGTGCGACTGAGGAATCTCTTGAGAAGCTTCCCATCATATTGAGGGATGTTCTAACGGTTGTTCCTCCCGCAGAGACTGAGAATTTCTTCCGAATGAGTGGGATTGGTTGCCCGATAAGGTTTTTTCAGGCTTTTATGATCTGCGCTTGGTATGGGAAAAAAGTCAGCTCATAG
- a CDS encoding DUF2092 domain-containing protein translates to MLKSAIASGLLLILSTQGYADESSEKALALLKKTTNTLQSAKTLSVRAVATIDEVEPTEDFKLQRTFSLEVKFERPGKLYAQKTGDENQVAYFDGKTFTVIDPIGKRYGQMALEGTVDDLLMKLDELNVQAPLIDLLLSNLTEVAQKSVLKAKYIGVSRVAARNCEHIAFRTAVADWQLWVAQDAQGSICKSVITTRSVAQAPQYQVTFGQWTYNTSIEENSFTSKIPAGAQQVPLTPGTFRLAL, encoded by the coding sequence ATGTTAAAGTCTGCCATTGCAAGCGGCTTATTATTGATTCTCTCCACTCAAGGCTATGCGGATGAATCCTCGGAAAAAGCACTCGCTCTCCTTAAGAAAACTACCAACACGCTCCAGTCCGCAAAAACTCTTTCGGTTCGGGCTGTGGCCACGATCGACGAAGTCGAACCCACCGAAGATTTCAAGCTGCAAAGAACTTTCAGTCTTGAGGTCAAATTCGAAAGACCTGGCAAGCTCTATGCGCAGAAAACGGGGGACGAGAATCAGGTCGCATATTTCGACGGAAAAACCTTCACCGTCATCGACCCTATTGGAAAGCGATATGGGCAGATGGCCTTGGAAGGCACTGTCGACGATCTGCTCATGAAGCTGGATGAACTGAATGTCCAGGCTCCTTTGATCGACCTCCTGCTGAGCAATCTTACGGAAGTGGCCCAAAAAAGCGTCCTGAAGGCGAAGTACATTGGAGTCAGCCGGGTTGCAGCTCGGAACTGCGAACATATCGCCTTCCGCACGGCCGTTGCCGACTGGCAGCTCTGGGTGGCTCAGGACGCTCAGGGGTCGATCTGCAAGTCGGTCATCACCACCCGCAGCGTTGCCCAGGCTCCCCAGTATCAGGTTACTTTCGGACAATGGACCTATAACACCAGCATCGAAGAAAACAGCTTCACCTCGAAGATTCCGGCCGGCGCTCAGCAGGTTCCTCTGACTCCCGGGACCTTCCGCCTGGCTCTCTAA
- a CDS encoding 7TM diverse intracellular signaling domain-containing protein: MSILLHVLMLIMIFSAPALRAAQDPLRMEAGAVFHKADLLPHTAYLVDSDGSIMVEDLPGRDSEMMAVTGRGVFIFNKDVFWIQFQIDNRLNETRPLTLMHAQSYLDRVDLFEWKDGHAEKLMLRGDRVPDPAREFRHALFPLQVTPGLHTYYARIQTDGPMNLQFYAWEPDALARYMRNDFLAIGLLFGFIAVMVAYNSFIGFRLRIPYYFVYVGYIVCFGLVQFHFTGMSRYVFPDHPFASFLIHEGIIFAAEIAGICGCLFAIPFLDLRSASPRLVKAIYAAFSLSILNMIISVFDFNLSSSLVLFTNAILSNLLVYAGVSSCFRRYRPAYFYTAAWLFIIVGSLITMSRIYGFLPDNTFTAWSQFVGGAIEVVLLSLALGDKISFEQEQSHAAITQLNTELNKANDNLKEHIENVEAIVDEKTRDIRSIMEHIPLGVFMIKTDGTLHKDHSRSIQAIFAGQIFEASPACSLIFARSSLNTDEISQAESCIQAAMGEDVLNFQMNAHALPLEIRRTDDRGHAHIFELTWNPIETAAGTLDKILVTMRDVTEIRSLQEQSRDQQQELEFIGEILSVPTPRFIRFMNSCRELIQENVKLVGSQGIQKRNIEILKLLFINMHTIKGSARSLYLKKLAHIFHDIEQYYALLQKDPNTPWDVEKMKAGLADAQRIVHVYENLAKEKLGRGVDLTHVIEFRTEQIETLYRSLSNALRGETLPLPIQESVGDIQALFFHKIFKDVREVFQDLSGCLPLLAKDLQKEIPNVDVETGGILFGDRAEELFRNIFVHILRNSMDHGLESARERVDAGKAAKGRLMITMERQDETLVLRYGDDGRGLNLTRIAEVGLARGIVTPDEARDPHNVAALIFDSGLSTANQLTEISGRGVGMGAVRRFIEDCGGHITLDLQLASGQHDGYCPFQFVITLPFDLFEEPLYQNARRAA, from the coding sequence ATGAGTATATTGCTCCATGTGCTGATGCTGATCATGATATTCAGCGCCCCGGCTTTGCGTGCCGCGCAAGACCCCTTGCGCATGGAAGCGGGTGCCGTTTTCCATAAGGCGGATCTTTTGCCCCACACCGCCTATCTTGTGGATTCTGACGGCAGCATCATGGTGGAAGATCTTCCCGGTCGTGACAGCGAAATGATGGCCGTCACAGGGCGCGGGGTCTTTATCTTCAATAAGGATGTCTTTTGGATTCAGTTTCAGATCGATAACCGCTTGAACGAGACCAGGCCTTTGACCTTGATGCATGCGCAATCCTATCTGGACCGGGTCGATCTTTTCGAATGGAAGGATGGCCATGCTGAAAAGCTGATGCTACGTGGGGATCGGGTGCCGGATCCCGCGCGGGAATTCCGCCATGCACTCTTTCCGCTGCAGGTGACGCCGGGTCTTCATACCTACTATGCGCGGATTCAAACCGATGGCCCCATGAATCTTCAGTTCTATGCCTGGGAACCGGATGCGCTGGCTCGTTATATGCGCAATGACTTTCTTGCGATCGGCCTTCTGTTCGGCTTCATCGCCGTGATGGTCGCCTATAACAGCTTCATCGGTTTCCGGCTGCGCATCCCCTACTACTTTGTCTACGTGGGCTACATCGTCTGCTTCGGCCTCGTCCAGTTTCACTTCACCGGGATGAGCCGCTATGTGTTCCCGGATCATCCGTTCGCTTCGTTTCTGATCCATGAGGGCATCATTTTCGCAGCGGAGATCGCCGGGATCTGCGGCTGCCTTTTCGCCATTCCCTTCCTGGATCTGCGCAGCGCCTCGCCCCGTCTCGTCAAGGCGATTTATGCCGCGTTTTCCCTGTCCATTCTCAATATGATCATCAGCGTCTTCGATTTTAACCTGTCCTCGTCGCTCGTTCTCTTCACCAATGCGATCCTGTCGAATCTCCTGGTGTATGCCGGGGTCTCCAGCTGCTTCAGACGCTATCGGCCGGCTTATTTTTATACAGCGGCCTGGCTCTTCATCATCGTCGGCAGTCTGATCACCATGTCACGCATCTACGGTTTTTTGCCGGATAATACCTTCACTGCCTGGAGCCAATTCGTGGGCGGTGCGATCGAGGTCGTCCTTCTTTCCCTGGCGCTCGGTGACAAGATCAGCTTTGAGCAGGAACAATCCCACGCCGCGATCACGCAGCTCAACACCGAACTGAACAAGGCCAACGATAACCTGAAGGAACATATCGAGAACGTCGAAGCCATCGTCGACGAGAAAACCCGCGACATTCGTTCGATCATGGAACATATTCCCTTGGGTGTTTTCATGATCAAGACCGATGGAACCCTGCATAAGGACCATTCGCGGTCGATTCAAGCGATCTTTGCCGGTCAGATTTTCGAAGCGTCGCCGGCCTGTTCTTTGATCTTCGCCAGAAGCTCTTTGAATACCGACGAAATCAGCCAGGCGGAAAGCTGCATCCAGGCCGCCATGGGCGAGGATGTGCTGAATTTCCAGATGAATGCCCATGCCCTGCCGCTGGAAATTCGCCGCACCGACGATCGCGGCCACGCGCACATTTTTGAATTGACCTGGAATCCTATTGAAACAGCGGCCGGAACGCTGGATAAGATCCTGGTGACCATGCGCGATGTGACGGAAATCCGTAGCCTCCAGGAACAAAGCCGCGATCAGCAGCAGGAGCTGGAATTCATCGGCGAGATCCTGAGCGTCCCCACGCCGCGTTTCATTCGCTTCATGAATTCCTGCCGGGAACTGATCCAGGAAAACGTCAAGCTCGTGGGTTCACAGGGCATCCAAAAGCGTAATATTGAAATTCTGAAACTGCTCTTCATCAACATGCATACGATCAAAGGCTCGGCCCGTTCGCTCTACCTGAAGAAACTGGCTCATATCTTCCACGATATTGAGCAGTATTATGCCCTATTGCAGAAGGATCCGAACACCCCTTGGGACGTGGAAAAGATGAAGGCTGGCCTCGCTGATGCCCAGCGCATCGTCCATGTATATGAGAACCTCGCGAAGGAAAAGCTCGGCCGCGGTGTGGATTTAACCCACGTCATTGAGTTCAGGACGGAACAGATTGAAACTCTCTATCGCTCGCTCAGCAATGCTTTGCGTGGTGAGACCCTGCCGCTGCCCATCCAGGAGAGCGTGGGCGACATTCAGGCCCTCTTCTTCCATAAGATATTTAAAGACGTGCGCGAGGTGTTCCAGGACCTGTCCGGCTGCCTGCCGCTTCTGGCCAAGGATCTGCAAAAAGAGATCCCGAACGTCGACGTGGAAACCGGCGGCATCCTTTTTGGGGATCGCGCCGAAGAACTGTTCCGGAACATCTTTGTTCACATCCTGCGCAATTCCATGGACCATGGTCTGGAATCCGCCCGCGAACGAGTGGACGCTGGAAAAGCGGCCAAGGGTCGCCTGATGATCACCATGGAGCGGCAGGATGAAACCTTGGTGCTGCGCTACGGCGACGACGGACGGGGCCTGAACTTGACCCGAATCGCCGAGGTGGGGCTCGCTCGGGGCATCGTGACTCCGGACGAGGCGCGGGATCCCCATAACGTTGCAGCTTTGATCTTTGATTCCGGGCTTTCGACGGCCAATCAACTGACGGAAATTTCCGGCCGTGGTGTGGGAATGGGCGCCGTCCGCCGCTTTATCGAGGACTGCGGAGGTCACATCACCCTTGACCTTCAGCTGGCCTCGGGGCAACACGATGGTTACTGCCCCTTCCAATTTGTCATAACTTTGCCCTTTGATCTTTTCGAAGAGCCCTTGTATCAGAATGCGCGCCGGGCCGCCTAA
- the hexR gene encoding transcriptional regulator HexR, with product MNILQKIQKTRPFLSKSELKVADVVLADPNATIRSSIAALARTADVSEPTVNRFCRSLDCTGFPDFKLRVAQSLANGTPYVNSNVEANDSVRDFSVKIFEMTMAALEDAKSNLDYDTLGRAIDALAGARKIEFYGLGASASVALDAQHKFFRLNTPVVAYTDVMVQRMSAASAGRGDVIVMISYTGRTIATVEAAKLAREAGATVISITMPNSPLAQHSSIVLAVETSEDTDVYTPAISRLVHLTIIDVLATGVTLKRGPDFVEHLKKIKNSLKATRFIKDESRTE from the coding sequence ATTAACATTCTGCAGAAAATCCAAAAGACGAGACCATTTTTGAGTAAGTCTGAGCTTAAGGTTGCAGATGTGGTGTTAGCTGATCCGAATGCAACCATCCGTTCCAGCATCGCGGCCCTGGCCCGAACGGCTGATGTCAGCGAGCCGACGGTGAACCGCTTTTGCCGCAGTCTGGATTGCACCGGGTTTCCTGATTTTAAACTGCGCGTGGCCCAAAGCCTGGCCAACGGCACCCCTTATGTGAATTCGAACGTTGAAGCCAACGATTCGGTTCGCGATTTCTCCGTGAAGATTTTCGAGATGACGATGGCTGCCCTCGAAGATGCCAAGAGCAATCTCGATTACGACACGCTTGGACGCGCCATCGACGCCCTCGCTGGTGCCCGCAAGATTGAATTCTATGGACTCGGTGCTTCGGCTTCGGTCGCCCTCGACGCCCAGCACAAATTTTTTCGCCTGAATACTCCCGTGGTTGCCTATACCGATGTGATGGTGCAACGCATGTCTGCGGCTTCGGCCGGACGTGGCGATGTCATTGTGATGATCTCTTATACCGGCCGTACGATCGCTACCGTTGAAGCCGCCAAACTCGCTCGGGAAGCCGGTGCGACGGTGATCAGCATCACGATGCCCAACTCGCCTTTAGCGCAGCATAGCAGTATAGTGCTGGCGGTGGAGACCTCCGAGGACACGGACGTCTACACACCGGCCATCTCGCGTTTGGTGCATCTGACCATCATCGACGTGCTGGCCACAGGCGTGACTTTGAAGCGCGGTCCGGATTTCGTGGAGCATCTGAAGAAGATCAAGAACTCCTTGAAGGCCACGCGTTTCATCAAAGACGAGTCCCGCACGGAATAA
- a CDS encoding sn-glycerol-3-phosphate ABC transporter ATP-binding protein UgpC, whose translation MQTQLKITNLSKLYDNKVRVLNNINLEVKEREFLVLVGPSGCGKSTLLRTIAGLEEATQGEIEIAGREVTELQPRDRDIAMVFQDYALYPHMTVRENLAFGLKMRKTPKDQIEQEIERAARILKIESYLDRRPSQLSGGQRQRVAIGRAIVRRAKLFLFDEPLSNLDAKLRSQTRIELADLHQKIGATSVYVTHDQVEAMTLADRIVVLNGGDIQQMGAPLELYHKPANKFVASFIGSPTINLLDGTLSFAGGKRTFTSGALSFDLSDAPCPKDPGPYTLGLRPEAIKVLARTGREASGTVDLTVEMILREPHGHEVHMVGEASGHQLIIRSANPQRLEIISQAKRGDKLPCTLDRHALHWFAADELGRRVEPVAP comes from the coding sequence GTGCAAACACAACTTAAAATTACCAATCTGAGCAAACTCTACGACAACAAAGTCCGGGTTCTGAACAACATCAACCTGGAAGTCAAAGAGCGGGAATTTTTGGTTCTGGTCGGCCCATCGGGTTGTGGCAAGTCCACGCTCCTTCGGACGATTGCAGGGCTTGAAGAGGCCACGCAGGGCGAAATTGAGATCGCGGGCCGCGAGGTCACCGAACTGCAGCCGCGTGATCGCGATATCGCGATGGTGTTCCAGGATTACGCTCTTTATCCCCACATGACCGTGCGCGAAAACCTGGCCTTCGGTCTGAAGATGAGAAAAACTCCGAAAGACCAGATCGAACAGGAAATCGAGCGCGCCGCGCGCATCCTGAAAATCGAAAGCTACCTGGATCGCCGCCCTTCGCAGCTGTCCGGTGGACAGCGCCAGCGTGTGGCCATCGGCCGTGCGATCGTGCGTCGCGCCAAACTCTTTCTCTTCGACGAGCCTTTGTCCAACCTGGATGCAAAACTCCGTTCGCAGACCCGCATCGAACTCGCGGATCTGCACCAGAAAATCGGCGCTACATCCGTTTACGTGACTCACGATCAGGTCGAAGCCATGACCCTGGCCGATCGCATCGTGGTGCTGAACGGCGGCGATATCCAGCAGATGGGCGCTCCGCTCGAACTCTATCATAAACCAGCCAACAAGTTCGTGGCCTCCTTCATCGGCAGTCCGACCATCAATCTTCTGGACGGAACGCTGAGTTTTGCAGGCGGCAAACGCACCTTTACCTCGGGCGCGCTCAGCTTCGACCTGAGTGATGCCCCCTGTCCCAAGGATCCTGGTCCTTATACCCTCGGTCTGCGTCCCGAGGCGATCAAGGTCCTCGCCCGAACAGGTCGTGAGGCCAGCGGTACGGTCGACCTTACTGTGGAAATGATCCTGCGCGAACCGCACGGTCATGAGGTTCACATGGTCGGTGAAGCCTCGGGTCACCAGCTGATTATCCGCAGCGCCAACCCGCAAAGGCTGGAAATCATCAGCCAGGCCAAGCGCGGAGACAAACTGCCCTGCACCTTGGATCGCCATGCCCTGCATTGGTTCGCAGCCGATGAACTGGGACGACGCGTGGAGCCCGTGGCCCCCTGA
- a CDS encoding glycoside hydrolase family 15 protein has product MLRLTLARDHLLCGYGTNLDPSADLKFSGESTAGARPSIFFGPKRDALHLITKRLHAALVVRPKTLQDMQPRLHVLAFPGGDPEVTRIWQEQAEGLGQQIRPKVMVSEWQQASSLLEHDADIYQQEFKSTGDLSLTLRIQACVSGDALRESWQLSGLNPQHYEAYLIYWLESEIGAGHQMQSTLFYEPACALASYRGPVCFSLQAFQGDKTLPTAFAECGTWQHQARTARRFADVLRSIWTRDELVGMSYAGVQKSASSWLPLEPNSLAALGRTDGIIAWHAPLDGTFELRFRLTKNLDQLLEPMAPLEGTLRSVRESDQKWLRGLKQAPSFVPAPQQKQYQRTLLTLKQMQDPTGGIIAAPEFHYDLTHCGGYAYCWGRDAGFISYAMDICGMYEESAHFYRYMQKCQSADGSFLHRHDMDGNLGSSWGLLQPDETASVVFGLWQHVKLAENKALAEELKTMVEKAADWMTRSRHPLDPELPIPGFDLWEEREGVHYYSVAALAAGLKAAIDLYSYMKWTVPAAWETRAKELITLCNSERFVKKDRFARTLLRRVSPYQRSAIENQGESLRMHRSAAGRPIYSLEQDYVVDISQVAAVYPYEVLDLKKHRAAYNDLLDAVMQRLWRAEAGGLGRYEADHYRDGNAWILTTIWLALAAAYKHDDESGPKEKQWQAAKTAWQWTLQHVPAEGQLPEQVDPKTGRPSWVMPLTWSHAMFALAIQQLPKEVYS; this is encoded by the coding sequence ATGCTTCGCTTGACGCTTGCTCGTGATCATTTGCTCTGCGGCTACGGAACCAATCTGGATCCCAGCGCCGACCTGAAATTCTCGGGTGAATCGACCGCCGGAGCACGCCCCAGCATATTCTTCGGTCCGAAGCGCGATGCGCTGCACCTGATTACCAAACGTCTGCATGCCGCCCTTGTCGTGCGGCCTAAAACCCTTCAGGATATGCAGCCGCGCCTGCATGTTCTGGCCTTTCCAGGTGGCGATCCAGAAGTCACCAGGATCTGGCAGGAGCAGGCTGAGGGCCTCGGTCAGCAGATTCGTCCCAAAGTTATGGTGAGCGAATGGCAGCAGGCATCGAGTCTTTTGGAGCATGATGCGGATATTTATCAGCAGGAATTTAAAAGTACCGGTGACCTTTCCCTGACCCTTCGCATCCAGGCCTGCGTATCCGGTGATGCCCTGCGCGAATCGTGGCAGCTTTCCGGATTGAATCCTCAGCACTATGAAGCTTACCTGATCTACTGGCTCGAATCGGAAATCGGCGCCGGTCATCAGATGCAGTCGACTCTTTTTTACGAGCCGGCCTGCGCCCTTGCCTCGTACCGCGGACCTGTCTGCTTTTCGCTGCAGGCCTTCCAGGGTGACAAAACTCTGCCCACAGCCTTTGCCGAGTGCGGCACATGGCAGCATCAAGCACGTACAGCGAGGCGTTTCGCTGACGTCCTGCGCAGTATCTGGACCCGCGATGAACTGGTGGGCATGTCTTATGCAGGAGTCCAGAAAAGTGCTTCCTCGTGGCTGCCACTGGAACCCAATTCCCTGGCCGCTTTGGGACGCACCGATGGCATCATCGCCTGGCATGCACCCCTGGACGGGACTTTTGAATTGCGTTTCCGCTTAACAAAGAATTTGGACCAGCTGCTGGAGCCGATGGCTCCACTCGAAGGCACGCTGCGTTCGGTGCGGGAAAGCGATCAAAAATGGTTGCGCGGCTTGAAGCAGGCGCCTTCTTTTGTACCCGCTCCGCAGCAGAAGCAATATCAACGCACGCTTCTGACCCTGAAGCAGATGCAGGATCCGACCGGCGGCATCATCGCGGCTCCTGAATTCCATTATGATCTGACTCACTGCGGAGGCTATGCCTACTGCTGGGGTCGGGATGCTGGATTCATTTCCTATGCGATGGATATCTGCGGGATGTACGAAGAGTCCGCGCATTTCTATCGCTACATGCAAAAATGCCAAAGCGCCGACGGCAGCTTTCTGCATCGGCATGATATGGACGGCAACCTCGGTTCGAGCTGGGGGCTTTTGCAGCCCGATGAAACCGCGAGCGTCGTCTTTGGACTTTGGCAGCATGTGAAGCTGGCGGAAAATAAAGCGCTGGCCGAAGAATTGAAAACGATGGTTGAGAAAGCCGCCGATTGGATGACGCGAAGCCGCCATCCTTTGGATCCCGAGCTGCCGATTCCGGGCTTTGACCTTTGGGAAGAGCGCGAAGGCGTCCATTATTATAGCGTCGCGGCCCTGGCTGCCGGTCTGAAGGCGGCCATTGATCTTTATTCCTATATGAAGTGGACCGTTCCCGCCGCGTGGGAAACCCGGGCCAAGGAACTCATCACACTCTGCAACTCCGAACGCTTTGTGAAGAAGGATCGCTTCGCGCGCACCCTTCTGCGCCGCGTTTCGCCTTATCAAAGAAGCGCGATTGAAAATCAGGGCGAGTCCCTGCGCATGCATCGTTCGGCAGCAGGCCGGCCGATCTATTCTTTGGAGCAGGATTACGTCGTGGATATTTCGCAGGTCGCTGCGGTTTATCCATATGAAGTCCTGGATCTCAAAAAACATCGCGCGGCCTACAATGATCTGCTCGATGCCGTCATGCAAAGGCTGTGGCGCGCCGAGGCGGGTGGCCTGGGTCGTTACGAGGCGGATCATTATCGCGATGGCAATGCCTGGATCCTGACCACGATCTGGCTGGCCTTGGCCGCCGCGTACAAACATGATGATGAAAGTGGACCTAAGGAAAAACAATGGCAGGCGGCGAAAACTGCCTGGCAATGGACTCTGCAGCACGTACCTGCAGAGGGTCAATTGCCGGAGCAGGTGGATCCGAAAACCGGTCGCCCATCCTGGGTGATGCCTCTGACCTGGTCGCATGCCATGTTTGCTCTGGCTATACAACAACTTCCGAAAGAGGTGTACTCATGA
- a CDS encoding sugar ABC transporter substrate-binding protein, producing MKRTLIPSALAFFALSAGAQAAPVKLNFWEQSPPDTAAEIDKWIAVFQKANPDIQVVRQHYENEELRTKFLRSSVTGDGADIVFGPNDIAGVFATAGVIQPVDGMVDEKLFAPKTLDMVRLEGKTWGVPLNEGNHLILYYNKDLVKNAPADTKDLIAQAKAFTNEKQNKYGLAFFQSEPFWFASFFHGFGGHALKVNGKDVKVTIDTPEMQKALQFLVDLKDKEKILPKECNYDCAKSMFLGGNALFHINGDWELSTYTEKLGNKLGIAPLPVITETGKPMAPMLGGLFLYVNASTKDKKLAATKKFLQYLTSKQVQQRVASKLNKIPATIEARGDASVKTNAVLNASAQAAANAYPMPPQVEMRAAWDGMRIMVQRALSGKETVAQAVKTGQKAADEALKGIQAEPAKKSENASSAKAG from the coding sequence ATGAAGCGGACTCTCATTCCTAGCGCCCTCGCCTTCTTCGCCCTGTCAGCCGGCGCCCAAGCGGCTCCTGTGAAGCTGAATTTCTGGGAGCAGAGCCCTCCCGATACAGCGGCTGAAATCGACAAGTGGATTGCCGTGTTTCAAAAAGCCAACCCTGATATCCAGGTCGTGCGCCAGCATTATGAAAACGAAGAACTGCGCACCAAGTTTCTGCGTTCGTCCGTAACGGGTGACGGTGCGGATATCGTCTTTGGACCGAACGACATCGCCGGCGTGTTCGCCACTGCGGGTGTGATTCAGCCTGTCGACGGCATGGTTGATGAAAAGCTTTTCGCTCCCAAGACCCTGGACATGGTTCGTCTGGAAGGCAAGACCTGGGGCGTGCCTTTGAACGAAGGCAACCACCTGATCCTTTATTATAACAAAGACCTCGTGAAGAATGCCCCTGCCGATACCAAAGACCTGATCGCCCAGGCCAAGGCCTTCACCAACGAAAAGCAAAACAAGTACGGCCTCGCCTTCTTCCAATCGGAACCTTTCTGGTTCGCCAGCTTCTTCCACGGTTTCGGCGGCCATGCTTTGAAAGTGAACGGCAAGGACGTGAAAGTTACGATCGACACGCCTGAAATGCAGAAAGCCCTGCAGTTCCTGGTTGATCTGAAAGACAAGGAAAAGATCCTTCCCAAGGAATGTAACTACGACTGTGCGAAGTCCATGTTCCTCGGCGGCAATGCCCTCTTCCACATCAACGGTGACTGGGAACTCTCGACCTATACCGAGAAACTCGGGAACAAGCTCGGCATCGCGCCTCTGCCCGTCATCACAGAAACCGGCAAGCCCATGGCTCCTATGCTCGGCGGCCTCTTCCTCTACGTGAACGCCAGCACCAAGGACAAAAAACTCGCAGCGACCAAAAAATTCCTGCAGTACCTGACCAGCAAGCAGGTGCAGCAGCGCGTGGCTTCCAAACTGAACAAGATTCCTGCCACCATCGAAGCCCGTGGCGACGCCAGCGTGAAAACCAACGCGGTTCTGAATGCTTCGGCCCAAGCCGCAGCGAACGCTTACCCCATGCCACCCCAAGTGGAAATGCGTGCAGCCTGGGACGGCATGCGCATCATGGTTCAGCGCGCTCTGTCGGGCAAGGAAACCGTGGCTCAGGCTGTGAAGACGGGACAAAAAGCAGCGGATGAAGCTTTGAAAGGCATTCAGGCCGAGCCCGCGAAAAAGTCTGAGAATGCATCGTCCGCCAAGGCTGGCTGA